A single genomic interval of Penaeus vannamei isolate JL-2024 chromosome 21, ASM4276789v1, whole genome shotgun sequence harbors:
- the LOC138865456 gene encoding nicotinamide riboside kinase 1-like: MAGKEWLVVGISGVTCAGKTTLADRLLASLPTMAVYLGQDEYIYSDEFSGHLLAPPALGGLNRDSLRSINMEKMVDDVNVILNTTRPLSCSLSSASVPKDWERVNAAALKMRNRPAPSSRKCSAYMPVLLLDGYLLFNHADIPPLCDLLYFITLPKDECWERRKTRVYASQCLDVKLYFELCVWPKYKEHFQQMIESISNICFKNGCTDPDTLYDNVFEDIMQKLEVNRQYGS, translated from the coding sequence ATGGCAGGGAAAGAGTGGCTGGTGGTAGGGATTTCTGGAGTCACTTGTGCTGGAAAAACCACGCTGGCTGATAGACTTTTGGCTTCCCTCCCTACTATGGCTGTCTACTTGGGTCAAGATGAATATATCTACTCAGATGAATTTTCAGGTCACCTTTTGGCCCCTCCAGCACTAGGTGGTCTCAACAGGGATTCTCTCAGGAGTATCAATATGGAAAAAATGGTTGATGATGTCAATGTGATTCTTAATACTACTAgacctctctcttgctccttgtCTAGTGCGTCCGTTCCAAAAGACTGGGAGAGGGTTAACGCAGCTGCTCTGAAAATGAGGAATCGGCCTGCCCCATCTTCACGCAAATGCTCTGCTTATATGCCAGTCCTGTTACTTGATGGTTATCTGTTATTCAACCATGCAGATATTCCACCGCTCTGTGACCTCCTGTACTTTATTACCCTGCCAAAAGACGAGTgttgggagagaagaaagacgagggtTTATGCATCACAGTGTCTAGATGTGAAGCTGTACTTTGAGTTGTGTGTCTGGCCAAAATACAAAGAGCATTTTCAACAAATGATAGAATCGATCAGTAACATATGCTTTAAAAATGGATGTACAGATCCAGACACATTGTATGATAATGTTTTTGAAGACATTATGCAAAAACTTGAGGTAAATAGACAGTATGGTTCATGA